Part of the Kangiella geojedonensis genome is shown below.
CGTATCAGCTCACGCATCGGGTGCAATGGGTAAAACAACGATTACTGCACCAGCGGCTGATGAAGAAAATCAGCGCGTTATTGTGAAATTTAAGCCAGGACACGGTAAGCAAGCCAAATCAATGGCGCTTAAAGCTGGCGGTCAAATGAAAGTAAACCTGAAGCAGCACAACGCCTTTGCGATTGAAGTATCGCCACAAGCGTTAAAAGCACTTCAAAACAATCCAAACGTTGAATACGTCGAGCCTGACCACAAGCGTAAGTTACTGTCTACAAACTTAGACCTAACTGAAATTGAGCCATGGGGCATTTCTCGTGTGCAAGCGGATCTAGTCTCTGACAGCAATGCGGGTAACCGTACTGTTTGTATCATTGACTCAGGTTACGATATTAATAACTCAGATCTAGCAAGCAACAATCACTCAGGCACGAACGATTCTGGTACCGGTAACTGGTTTGAACCAGGCGGTTCTCACGGTACTCACGTAGCCGGTACGATTGCTGCTGTATCGAACAACTCTGGTGTTGTCGGTGTTATGCCAAACGCTAACGTAAACATTCACGTGATTAAAGTATTCAACGAGTCTGGTTGGGGCTATTCATCATCGCTCGTTGCTGCTGTAGATGAGTGTGTTAATAGTGGTGCTAACGTGATTAACATGAGCTTAGGTGGCGGCGGTTCGTCGAACACTGAGAAAAACGCTTTCCAAAACCATTTTGATAATGGTGTGTTAAGTATCGCAGCTGCTGGTAACGATGGTAACTCAAGCCACTCTTACCCAGCTTCATACGACGCTGTGGTTTCTGTAGCGGCTGTTGATTCAGGTAATAAGCACGCAAACTTCTCACAATATACGAGTCAAGTTGAGCTAGCAGGTCCAGGCGAAGCGATTCTATCAAGCGTGGGTATCGGCGACGGTTTCCTAGGTCAGCTAGAAGTTGGTGGCGTCGACTATTTCGAGAATGGTGTGGTTCCGCAAAACTTCTACAACAGCAGCTTGAGCTTTGATAACGCTGCAAATGTTGGTTCTGCATCAGGCACTTTAGGTGTTTGTACAACCTCGGGCACCAGTTATAACTGCCCAAGCATGACGGGTAAGATTTGTTTGGTTGAGCGTGGTGAAAACCAAGGCGACAACACAAGTTCTACGGAAAACAACTATCCTGAATACCGTGGTGTCGATGCGTGTATGGACGCTGGCGCGGAAGGTGTTGTAGTTTACAGTAATGCTGACCGTCCAGGTTTACAGCATCCTTTCCTTATCGACTTCAACAGCAAGATTGGTAACACGCCAGTGGTATCGGTTGATCGTGCTACAGGTCTAGAATTAGCAAATAAAGCTGGTCAAAGTGTGACGATGTCTAAAGACGGCGGTCAGGACTGGGAGTACTACAATGGTACTTCGATGGCGACGCCACACGTTGCAGGTGTTGCGGCACTAGCATGGAGCCACCACCCATCATGTACAGCTGCTCAAGTTCGTCAAGCATTAAAAGATACAGCGCTTGACCTTGATGTTGCTGGTCGTGATGACCGTACAGGTTATGGTTTGGTACAAACGCAAGCAGCAATTGCTGAGTTAGACTCAGTGTGTGGCGGCGGTAACCCACCTCCACCACCACCAAGCGGCAACGAGTTGACCAAAGGTGTAACGGTAACAGGCATTAGCGGTGCACAAGGTTCTGAAGTGTTCTATACATTTGAAGTTCCAGCGGGCGCAACTGACCTAACGTTTGATATGGCAGGTGGTTCTGGTGATGCTGATATGTATGTTCGTTTCGGCTCTGAGCCAACAACCAGTACTTACGATTGTCGTCCTTACAGAAGTGGTAACACTGAAAACTGCTCGTTTGCTTCACCTCAAGCAGGAACTTACCACGTGATGATCCGCGGTTATAGCTCGTACTCAAACACAAGCTTAACAGCTGATTACACTGACGCAGGTTCAAACCCTCCTGTGAACGACACCTTGAATGAGACTAATATCTCTGGTGCGAAAAATAGCACGCAATACTTCACGCTAGAAGTACCAGCGGGTCGTAGCTCGGTGTCTATCGTCATGTCTGGTGGCTCAGGTGATGCGGATCTTTATGTTCGCTTCGGTAGTCAGCCTACAACAAGCTCTTGGGATTGTCGTCCATACAAATATGGAAATAACGAGACTTGTACTTTGAGCGCGCAGGAAGGTACATACCACATCATGATTCGTGGTTATAGTTCCTTTTCAGGAGTTACTCTGGATGGTAGCTCTAGCTAGTCGTTCGACAAGCTTGATAAAAAAGGTCGCTTCGGCGACCTTTTTTTTCGCCTATATGGTGGCTTTAAGGGGCTTCATAGCCGAAATAAGGAATATTTCTGCGCGAGTTATCAAATCTGAATATTAAATCGTTGAATATTTGAATCATCTTTGTAGCCAGTGCTTTAATCAATATTGGCTCTAGATTGAACCTCTGAGCGAGGTAGGGTGAAAAGGTGTCATGGAGACGACAATTTATGGGGAAACAACCATAAATAGTATCAGAGTATCGTTGATGACAGTCTTTGGGGAGTACAAATACTCCCAGCTAGGGCAGTGGTTAATTAACGTTATATAGGGGTAATCATGAAGTTTACAATGAAAATAGCCTGTGCGGCGACGATCGTAGCTTTGGGCATGGCCGCTTACGCTGATCAAGAACGTGTCATCGTCACATTTAAAGAAGGTAAAGGTCCGTCGGTTAAAGCGATAGCAGCTAAAGCAGGCGGTAACATCAAAGTTGAGCTGAGCAATCAAAATGCTTTTGCAGTCGAAATGCCTGCAGCCGCTATTAACGGCTTACGAAATAATCCAAACGTTGAGTTTATTGAGCAGGATCTAAAGCGTTTCCCAATGGCCATATATGAGGATGATGTCGGTGATCCCACCACACAGCAACTGACGCCTTATGCCATTTATCAATCCCAAGCCGATCAATTATCACTGCAATCAGGACAAAAAGTCTGTGTGATTGACTCAGGTATCGCTGGTGCTGACGGTGAAACGGGTGGCAAGAACAACGATTTTGATTGGTCAGTGATTACGGGTACCAACGATTCGGGAACGGGCGATTGGTTCCGTGATGGTGGGCCACATGGTACCCACGTAGCTGGTACGGTTGGCGCTGAGGACAATGGATTTGGCGTTGTGGGTATGGCGCCAGGTGTGCCGATGCACATCATTAAAGTCTTTAACGCATCAGGCTGGGGTTACTCGTCGGACTTAGCTCATGCGGCTGAAAAATGTACGGAAGGTGGCGCTAACATCATTACCATGTCGCTTGGTGGTGGTGGCGCGAATAGCACTGAGGAAAATGCTTTTATCGACTTCACCAATAACGGCGGTTTGGTCTTAGCCGCAGCGGGTAACGATGGTAATACCGCACGATCTTATCCAGCTGGCTATAAGTCGGTAATGATGATCGGGGCTAACGATGGTGATAATAATATTGCCGACTTTTCGCAATTTCCAGACTGTACAGTCGGAAGTGGTGGCAGTGCTGAAACAGACGATGGTCACTGTGTCGAAGTGACGGCTGGTGGCGTTACTACCTTATCAACCTATCCAGCAGGCGGAGCTACACTATCCTCGGCGACGATTGACGGAACGGGGATTGCTTCAACCGGCATGGAAAACCACGGTGAGGCCAGTGGTGATACCTATTACATGGGGGTGGGCGATTCAACAGATGCTGGTGCTAACGGCAAAGTGTGTGTGATTGACCGTGGCGATATCAGTTTTCAGGATAAGACAGCCAACTGTGAGAACTCCGGTGGCATCGGCGCGATCATTGTCAATAATGAAGCCGGTTTGTTTAGTGGTACCTTAGGCAGTCCTAACCCAACAACAATTCCCGTAGTTGGCGCAGCGCTGGAAGATCGTGACGCAATTCTGGCTGCATCGACCGCTACGGTGTCGGTGGGACCAAGCGACTATGGTTACATGAGCGGTACTTCGATGGCGACGCCTGGGGTAGCGGGTGTGGCAGCGTTAGTCTGGTCACACTTCCCAAGTTGTACTGGTACTGAAATCCGTGACGCTTTAAAAGCAACAGCCGATGATCAGGGAGCACCAGGTCGCGACGACTATTTCGGTTACGGTATCGTCAAAGCGAAAAATGCTTATGATTATTTAACAGCAAACGGTTGTTCGGGCGGCCCAGTGGATACAGCACCAGTCGCTGACTTCACATATGCTTGTACAGACTTGAGCTGCGACTTTACGGATAACAGCAGTGATGACAACGGTATTTCAAGCTACAGCTGGGATTTTGGTGACGGTAATAACAGTACATCGGCTAGCCCTAGTCATACCTACGGTGCTGATGGCGACTACTCTGTGATATTGACTGTAACGGATACAGCGGGTCAAACTGACTCAAGTACCCAGACGGTAACTGTCACCAGTGGTGATCCTGGTGGCGATATTAGCTTGAGTTTGAATGGTTACAAAGTTAAGGGCCGTCATACTGTTGATTTGAGTTGGAGCGGTGCGACGAGTGCCAACGTTGATATTTATCGTAACGGTAGTGCATTAATCACCACGACGAACGACGGTGACTATACCGATGCGACGAATAATCGTGGCAAAGCCACTTATACTTATCAGGTGTGTGAGGCTGGAACCGCAAGCTGTTCAGAGCAGGTCAGCGTTAATCTTTAGCCAATTCTAAGTAGTACTTGAGTAAAAAAGGCGAGCTATTGGCTCGCCTTTTTATTCTAAAAACAAAAACAGATATCAACTTAATCATTGATAATCAGCAAGTTAAAAGAATCTATAAATTTCAGATAAATCCCTTTTATTTAACGTGTTATCGAGTTTGTTAAATTTCATGCATTAGAAAAATTATTGTTTGACATTAGTAAAGCTAAGCTGTTTAATTCGTACACAAGCTTCATCGACTATGGAAAGTTAGAACCTAACCCATGGCGATGGAGCTTTTTTATTGCTTAAAAGAATTACCAAAGGGGTAGAAATGAACTTTAAAATTAAAATGGCTTGTGCAGCGACTTTACTCGCGCTTGGCACAGCGGCACACGCAGAGCGTGTTATCGTATCGCATGATGATAATGGTCAAGGACTGAAGAAAGGCCAAAAAATATTGGCTGAAGGCAAAAACTGGTTTGCCGTAGATTTAGATGAGAAGGGGAAAAGCGCCATCCGTGGTAAGAAAGGCTTCAAAAAGATGGAAAAAGATTTGAAGCGTTTCCCAATGGCGATTTATAACGATGATGCGGGTGACCCATCAGCACAGCAGCTAACGCCTTATGCAGTATATCAATCACAAGCTGATCAACTGACGCTTGGCGCAGGCCAAAAAGTGTGTGTGATCGACTCAGGTATTGCTGGTGCTCAAGGTGAAACCGGCGGCAAGAATAACGATTTCGATTGGACAGTCATTACTGGTGATAGCGATTCAGGTACTGGCGATTGGTTTACTGATGGTGGCCCACACGGTACACACGTAGCAGGTACAGTAGGTGCAGCTGACAACGGTATCGGTGTTGTGGGTATGGCTCCTGGCGTTCCAATGCACATCATTAAAGTATTCAACGCATCAGGTTGGGGTTATTCATCAGATCTAGCGCACGCTGCTGATCTATGTACTCAAGCTGGCGCGAACATCATCACCATGTCACTTGGTGGCGGCGGCGCTAACAGCGTCGAAGAATCTGCGTTTGATACCTTCACTGCAAACGGTGGTCTTGTACTGGCGGCGGCAGGTAACGACGGTAACAGTGTACGTTCATACCCAGCAGGTTATAAATCAGTCATGATGATTGGCGCTAACGATGGCGACAATAACATTGCTGATTTCTCACAATTCCCATCAAATACCATGACGTCTGGTAAAGGTAAGCATGCAACAACTGAAACGCATGATGGTTATGGTGTCGAAGTGACAGCTGGTGGTGTTAATACATTATCGACTTATCCTTCAGGCGGTGCGAGCATCGCTAGCTTAACGGTTGACGGTGTAGGCGTTCCTGCAGCAGCAACTGACAACACGGGTTCAGTATCAGGTTCAACGTATTTCATGGGTACAGCAGAAGCGACTGATTCAGGCGCTAGCGGCAAAATCTGTGTAATCGACCGTGGTAATATTTCTTTCGCTGATAAAATCAACAACTGTGGCAACTCTGGCGGTATCGGCGCTATTGTTGTAAACAATGTTGCTGGCGAAGGTGTGGTATACATGGATATCACAGGCGTTACGACGAGCATCCCAGCGGTAGGTGCAGCTTATGAAGACCGTACAGCAATCGTCGGTTCATCCAATGCAGACATTAATTCTGGCGCAAGCGATTACGGCTACATGAGCGGTACATCGATGGCGACTCCAGCAGCAGCTGGTGTGGCAGCGTTAGTATGGTCAAATCACCCAAGCTGTTCAGGTACAGAAATTCGTACAGCAATGAAAGCAACGGCAGAAGACCAAGGCGCAGCTGGACGTGATGACTACTTCGGTTACGGTATCGTAAAAGCTAAATTAGCGAGCGACTACTTAACGGCTAATGGTTGTACAGGCGCTGTAGATGGTGGCGACGGTGGTGGCGATCCAGAGCCAGAGCCAGAACCATGTCGCGGTGGTCCTAAAAAATGTGGCTAATAACTGCTTAAACAGTTAAAGGTTACACAAAAGGCAGGGTTATCCCTGCCTTTTTTTGTGCAAAAATTTAATGCATTTTTGCATTAGAAATTCTAATTGGTTTAACCAGTCCTGCATTTGCGTTTAAAAACTTGTGATCATATTTTGATCCTGATATAAAGGCTTTCGCGTGTTTGTAACAAATTGTACACGTATAACAAAATATAATGTTTAAATCTTAAAATAGAAACAAATAAATTTAAAACCAAATGAGGGTAATATGAATCTAAAAATGAAAATGGCCTGTGCTGCAACCTTGCTAGCGCTAGGTACAGCAGCCCATGCGGAGCGAGTAATCGTATCCTATGACACTAATGGTCAAGGCTTAAAGAAAGGTCATAACGTCTTAGTTGAAGGCAAAAACTGGTTTGCCGTAGATTTAGATGAGAAGGGAAAAAGCACCATCCGTGGTAAGAAAGGTTTTAAGTCTATGGAAAAAGACGTAAAGCGTTTCCCAATGGGAATTTATAACGATGATTCGGGCGATCCAACTGCTCAGCAACTTACACCATACGCGGTATATCAGTCGCAAGCAGACCAGCTTGTCTTAGGGACTGGGCAAAAAGTCTGTGTGATCGACTCTGGTATTGCTGGTGCTGACGGCGAGACTGGCGGTAAAAATAATGATTTTGATTGGTCTGTAATTACCGGTGATAGCGATTCAGGTACTGGCGATTGGTTCCGCGACGGCGGCCCACACGGTACGCACGTAGCAGGGACAGTGGGTGCTGCAGATAACGGTATTGGTGTCGTAGGTATGGCTCCTGGCGTACCAATGCATATCATTAAAGTATTTAACAACGATGGCTGGGGCTATTCATCTGATTTGGCACACGCTGCAGACAAATGTACGCAAGCAGGTGCAAATATCATTACTATGAGCTTAGGTGGTGGTTTTGCGAATTCTACAGAAGAAAATGCATTCAACACTTTCACTGCTAATGGTGGTTTGGTGTTAGCAGCTGCAGGTAATGATGGAAATACCAGCCGTTCATACCCTGCGGGTTATAAATCAGTGATGATGATTGGTGCGAATGACAATAACAACCAAATTGCGTCTTTCTCACAACATCCAAGCTGTACAGAAAAAGGCAAAACTGATGATGGTTACTGTGTAGAAGTGACTGCTGGTGGTGTTAACACACTATCGACATACCCTGCAGGTGGCGCGACTCTTTCTTCGGCATCAATTGATGGCGTAGGTATTGCGTCAGCTGGCATGGAAAACAACGGTGATGCAAGTGGAAATACATACTATATGGGGCTAGGCACTTCTACGGACGCTGGAGCAAACGGAAATATATGTGTAATCGATCGTGGTGAAATTAGTTTCCACGACAAGGTTGCGAACTGTGAAAACTCTGGTGGTATTGGTGCAATTATCATTAATAACGAATCAGGGATGTTGTACGGAACCTTAGGTGATACCAACACAACAACGATTCCTGCGGTAGGTACAGCTCTTGAAGATCGTGATGCGATTTTAGCAGCAACAAATGCTACGGTATCTGTGGGTCCTAGCGATTATGGTTATATGAGCGGCACATCAATGGCAACTCCTGCTGTTGCAGGCGTATCTGCGCTAGTTTGGTCAAACCATCCAAGCTGTTCGGGTACTGAAATCCGTAACGCTCTAAAGGCGTCAGCTGAAGATCAAGGTGCCGCTGGTCGTGATGACTATTTCGGTTATGGTATTACCAAAGCGAAAGCTGCCAGTGATTACTTAACTGCGAACGGTTGTACCGGATCAGTGGATGATGGCGACGACGGTGGTTCATGTAAGGGTGGACCAAAAAAATGCGGCTAATCACCGGCATGTAAATAAAAAAGACGGGTTAAACCCCGTCTTTTTTTTGAGTTTTAGCATAATAAAACAATGCCTATTTGCATTAGAAAAAATAATTGGTATTACCAGTGGTTGTATTATCAGGAAAAACTTGTGATCAATTTTTGTACTTGTTATAAAGCTGTTTGCATTTGTAACAAATTGTACAGTGCATAACAAAATGTAATGCAAATAGCATTACAAGAAAAGCAATAAATCACATTCAAAAAACACCAAATGAGGGTAATATTTAATGAAAAAAACATTAATAGCCAGTGCAGTTGGCATGGCATTCGTATCTGCACAAGCAATAGCTGAAAAACCAACTTTTACAACCAGTGAAGAATTAAACGTGCAAAATCGTTGCATCATCACTTTTCATGACAGCGTAGCGAAAAATCAAGTCAAAGGTTTGGCTAATGGTTTAGCGCAACGAGCAAATGCTTCGGTTCGTCATGTTTATCAAAACTCAATCAAAGGCTTTACCGTCAATGCACCTTGTACAGCGGCTGAGAAAGCCTTTGGTGGTGACATGAATGTTAAGCGTATGTCTCCCGATGGGGTAGTAAGCGTAAGTTTTGCTGGTCCTCCCGGAGGTGGTGGCAGTGAAGGTCAAACAACACCTTATGGCACAACTCGAGTTGGCGGTCCAGTTGACGGTACCGGTTATACCGCTTGGGTAATTGATAGCGGCATTGACTTGGATCATCCAGACTTAAACGTTGACTCTAGTCGTGGTTTTACCGCAATTACTCAAGGTGGCGGCGGTATGGATGACGAAAATGGTCACGGTACTCACGTAGCGGGCACGATTGGTGCGATTGATAATACCATCGACTCTTTGGGGGTTGCGCCAAACACAACCGTAGTACCAGTACGAGTTCTAGACCGTCGTGGTTCTGGCTCTTACTCTGGCGTTATCGCTGGTGTGGATCACGTTGGCGCTAATGCATCCCCTGGTGATTGTGCAAACATGAGCTTGGGTGGGCCTGTAAGCCAAGAATTGGATGATGCTGTGATTGCTGCGTCGGAAAACTCAGGAGCTTTCTTTGTTATTGCGGCGGGTAATGATGGTGATGACGCTAACAATTATTCACCGGCACGTGCCAATGGCTCAAACGTTTGGACAATTTCTGCGACAGATTCAAGTGATGTAATGGCATCTTGGTCTAACTATGCGAACCCACCTGTAGACTATGCTGCACCTGGCGTTGGCGTATTCTCATTATGGAAAGATGGCGGAACTAACACTATTTCAGGTACTTCAATGGCATCACCACACGCTTGTGCTGTGATTATGTTGACGGGCGGCAACCCTAATACTGACGGTAATGCTACAAATGATCCAGATGGAAATCCAGACCCAATTATCCACCTTTAATAGAAAGTGGGTAGTAGGATAAAAATGAAAGCGCCCTTCGGGGCGTTTTTTCTGAGGTAGGAAAAGCGTCTAAAGTTTAAGGTATTAGTTATTTTGAGTATAAAGCTGTGTGAGTTAATGAATAAACAATAATATACAGCCGAGGTTTATAGATAAATTAATATAATTGGTATAACCAGTAGTGATAATAATAAATAATGCTTGATCGTTAAATAACCAATTGATATAACACTGGGGTCGAGCGGATTCTACTAATAAAAACAGAGCTTTAAAAGCAAAGTAGGACCCAACATTCAAAAAACCAAATGGGGTAATTTCCTAATGAAAAAAACTGTAATCGCCAGTGCTGTAGGCATGGCAATCGTATCGACACAATCACTAGCTGTGGAGCCAACTTATTCATCGAACGATGAACTAAACGTGCAAAACCGTTGTATCATTACTTTACATGACAGCGTCAATGCGTCAGAAGTAAAAGGTCTTGCTAAAGGTATGGCCCAGCGTGCTAACGCATCAGTGCGTCATGTTTATAAAAATTCAATAAAAGGATTTACGGTCAACGCGCCATGTCACGCGGCTGAAAAAGCATTTGGTGGGGACATGAATATTAAGCGTATGTCTCCAGACGGTGTCGTACGTGTGAGCTTTAAAGGTAAGCCAGGCGGTGGTGGCGGCGGTGGCGGCCAAACAACACCGTGGAGTGTCACTCGTGTAGGTGGTGCTCAAAGTGGCGCTGGTTATACGGCATGGGTTCTAGATACGGGTATCGATACTGATCATGGTGATCTGAATGTTGATGCTAGCCGTGGATTTACAGCATTTACAAAAGGTAAGGACGCTAACACTGACGACGGTAACGGCCATGGTACTCACGTAGCGGGTACAATCGCAGCAATCGACAATACTCAAGATGTAGTGGGTGTTGCTGCTGGCGCAACAGTGGTTCCAGTGAAAGTACTTGATTCACGTGGTTCTGGCTCATACTCAGGCGTAATCGCTGGTGTTGACCATGTTGCAGCAAATGCTTCAGCAGGTGACTGTGCGAACATGAGCCTAGGTGGCCCTGTAAGCCAGGAACTAGATGATGCAGTAGAAGCCGCAGCTCAAAGCTCAGGCGCTTACTTCGTTCTAGCGGCAGGTAATGACGGCGATCATGCAAGCAACCACTCGCCAGCGCGTGCTAACGGTAACCGCGTATTTACCATCTCAGCGACTGACTCAAACGACAATATGCCTTCATGGTCTAACTATGGTAACCCACCTGTTGATTATGCTGCGCCAGGTGTAAGCATTTTGTCATTACGTAACGGTGGCGGAACAACAACGATGTCAGGTACGTCAATGGCTGCTCCAGCGGCGTGTGCTGTGATTATGTTGAAAAACGGTAATCCAAGCACTGACGGTACAGCGGGTAATGATCCAGACGGTAACCCGGACCCAATCATTCACCTGTAATCGGTAGAATGTTCTAAAAAGGTCGCTTCGGCGGCCTTTTTTTATGGTAGTAGAATAGCAAACATCCTGTGAAATCAGTCACATAATCGATGAGTATTTACACAGGGCGAAATAATGCTGTGTCACAATATTTTGATGAACAGTTTTGCTTTAACACCATACTACCCCTTAGTGTTAAAGTTTAAGCCCCGCTTTGTTGCGGGGCTTATTTTGGCACTTTACTGTTTATGATTGGTTGCTTTGATTCTGTTGGCCGTACATTTGAGCCGCGCGTTGATACTGCACCCAGCTCGTTAAAATGTATTTATCGTTGGAGACGGGCTTCTGACCGCGATGAGTATGGGTAAACCCAGCAGGCGCAATAACCAATGAACCTTGTTTTGGTTTGCTTTGAACATTCTGATAAAAGAACTCAGTTTCACCGCCTTCTTCAACGTCATTCAAATAAAACATCCACAACAAAGTACGGTGTAACGAGTCTTGATTAGGGTCATTAGGATGTGGGTAATGCTCAGAGTGCCAGTGGAAGTAGCCACCTTCACCCTTATCATACTTCTGTGCGTTAACTGGTCCTAGTCGATAAACGGCTTGAATAAACTGTGCTAAGCTTTGGTCGTCCATCTTTTCGACGTCTACATAGCTCAATTGCTCCATTTCACCCTCTTGGTTCTGGAACATTAACGACACAGCCCCAGCCAATAAAAAAGGATATTGACGGACATAGTGGATCATCCCACGCAACACAACATTTTGGATATGTTGCATTTCTTCCTGCCACTCATCAGGATACTGCGTGATGGTAATATCCGTACTATTTTTCTTAATTTTATCAACGCCATGCCCCGTTTCGCCCTGACGTT
Proteins encoded:
- a CDS encoding S8 family serine peptidase → MNFKVKMACTATLLAMGVSAHASGAMGKTTITAPAADEENQRVIVKFKPGHGKQAKSMALKAGGQMKVNLKQHNAFAIEVSPQALKALQNNPNVEYVEPDHKRKLLSTNLDLTEIEPWGISRVQADLVSDSNAGNRTVCIIDSGYDINNSDLASNNHSGTNDSGTGNWFEPGGSHGTHVAGTIAAVSNNSGVVGVMPNANVNIHVIKVFNESGWGYSSSLVAAVDECVNSGANVINMSLGGGGSSNTEKNAFQNHFDNGVLSIAAAGNDGNSSHSYPASYDAVVSVAAVDSGNKHANFSQYTSQVELAGPGEAILSSVGIGDGFLGQLEVGGVDYFENGVVPQNFYNSSLSFDNAANVGSASGTLGVCTTSGTSYNCPSMTGKICLVERGENQGDNTSSTENNYPEYRGVDACMDAGAEGVVVYSNADRPGLQHPFLIDFNSKIGNTPVVSVDRATGLELANKAGQSVTMSKDGGQDWEYYNGTSMATPHVAGVAALAWSHHPSCTAAQVRQALKDTALDLDVAGRDDRTGYGLVQTQAAIAELDSVCGGGNPPPPPPSGNELTKGVTVTGISGAQGSEVFYTFEVPAGATDLTFDMAGGSGDADMYVRFGSEPTTSTYDCRPYRSGNTENCSFASPQAGTYHVMIRGYSSYSNTSLTADYTDAGSNPPVNDTLNETNISGAKNSTQYFTLEVPAGRSSVSIVMSGGSGDADLYVRFGSQPTTSSWDCRPYKYGNNETCTLSAQEGTYHIMIRGYSSFSGVTLDGSSS
- a CDS encoding S8 family serine peptidase — translated: MKFTMKIACAATIVALGMAAYADQERVIVTFKEGKGPSVKAIAAKAGGNIKVELSNQNAFAVEMPAAAINGLRNNPNVEFIEQDLKRFPMAIYEDDVGDPTTQQLTPYAIYQSQADQLSLQSGQKVCVIDSGIAGADGETGGKNNDFDWSVITGTNDSGTGDWFRDGGPHGTHVAGTVGAEDNGFGVVGMAPGVPMHIIKVFNASGWGYSSDLAHAAEKCTEGGANIITMSLGGGGANSTEENAFIDFTNNGGLVLAAAGNDGNTARSYPAGYKSVMMIGANDGDNNIADFSQFPDCTVGSGGSAETDDGHCVEVTAGGVTTLSTYPAGGATLSSATIDGTGIASTGMENHGEASGDTYYMGVGDSTDAGANGKVCVIDRGDISFQDKTANCENSGGIGAIIVNNEAGLFSGTLGSPNPTTIPVVGAALEDRDAILAASTATVSVGPSDYGYMSGTSMATPGVAGVAALVWSHFPSCTGTEIRDALKATADDQGAPGRDDYFGYGIVKAKNAYDYLTANGCSGGPVDTAPVADFTYACTDLSCDFTDNSSDDNGISSYSWDFGDGNNSTSASPSHTYGADGDYSVILTVTDTAGQTDSSTQTVTVTSGDPGGDISLSLNGYKVKGRHTVDLSWSGATSANVDIYRNGSALITTTNDGDYTDATNNRGKATYTYQVCEAGTASCSEQVSVNL
- a CDS encoding S8 family serine peptidase; the encoded protein is MNFKIKMACAATLLALGTAAHAERVIVSHDDNGQGLKKGQKILAEGKNWFAVDLDEKGKSAIRGKKGFKKMEKDLKRFPMAIYNDDAGDPSAQQLTPYAVYQSQADQLTLGAGQKVCVIDSGIAGAQGETGGKNNDFDWTVITGDSDSGTGDWFTDGGPHGTHVAGTVGAADNGIGVVGMAPGVPMHIIKVFNASGWGYSSDLAHAADLCTQAGANIITMSLGGGGANSVEESAFDTFTANGGLVLAAAGNDGNSVRSYPAGYKSVMMIGANDGDNNIADFSQFPSNTMTSGKGKHATTETHDGYGVEVTAGGVNTLSTYPSGGASIASLTVDGVGVPAAATDNTGSVSGSTYFMGTAEATDSGASGKICVIDRGNISFADKINNCGNSGGIGAIVVNNVAGEGVVYMDITGVTTSIPAVGAAYEDRTAIVGSSNADINSGASDYGYMSGTSMATPAAAGVAALVWSNHPSCSGTEIRTAMKATAEDQGAAGRDDYFGYGIVKAKLASDYLTANGCTGAVDGGDGGGDPEPEPEPCRGGPKKCG
- a CDS encoding S8 family serine peptidase, which encodes MNLKMKMACAATLLALGTAAHAERVIVSYDTNGQGLKKGHNVLVEGKNWFAVDLDEKGKSTIRGKKGFKSMEKDVKRFPMGIYNDDSGDPTAQQLTPYAVYQSQADQLVLGTGQKVCVIDSGIAGADGETGGKNNDFDWSVITGDSDSGTGDWFRDGGPHGTHVAGTVGAADNGIGVVGMAPGVPMHIIKVFNNDGWGYSSDLAHAADKCTQAGANIITMSLGGGFANSTEENAFNTFTANGGLVLAAAGNDGNTSRSYPAGYKSVMMIGANDNNNQIASFSQHPSCTEKGKTDDGYCVEVTAGGVNTLSTYPAGGATLSSASIDGVGIASAGMENNGDASGNTYYMGLGTSTDAGANGNICVIDRGEISFHDKVANCENSGGIGAIIINNESGMLYGTLGDTNTTTIPAVGTALEDRDAILAATNATVSVGPSDYGYMSGTSMATPAVAGVSALVWSNHPSCSGTEIRNALKASAEDQGAAGRDDYFGYGITKAKAASDYLTANGCTGSVDDGDDGGSCKGGPKKCG
- a CDS encoding S8 family serine peptidase gives rise to the protein MKKTLIASAVGMAFVSAQAIAEKPTFTTSEELNVQNRCIITFHDSVAKNQVKGLANGLAQRANASVRHVYQNSIKGFTVNAPCTAAEKAFGGDMNVKRMSPDGVVSVSFAGPPGGGGSEGQTTPYGTTRVGGPVDGTGYTAWVIDSGIDLDHPDLNVDSSRGFTAITQGGGGMDDENGHGTHVAGTIGAIDNTIDSLGVAPNTTVVPVRVLDRRGSGSYSGVIAGVDHVGANASPGDCANMSLGGPVSQELDDAVIAASENSGAFFVIAAGNDGDDANNYSPARANGSNVWTISATDSSDVMASWSNYANPPVDYAAPGVGVFSLWKDGGTNTISGTSMASPHACAVIMLTGGNPNTDGNATNDPDGNPDPIIHL
- a CDS encoding S8 family serine peptidase — encoded protein: MKKTVIASAVGMAIVSTQSLAVEPTYSSNDELNVQNRCIITLHDSVNASEVKGLAKGMAQRANASVRHVYKNSIKGFTVNAPCHAAEKAFGGDMNIKRMSPDGVVRVSFKGKPGGGGGGGGQTTPWSVTRVGGAQSGAGYTAWVLDTGIDTDHGDLNVDASRGFTAFTKGKDANTDDGNGHGTHVAGTIAAIDNTQDVVGVAAGATVVPVKVLDSRGSGSYSGVIAGVDHVAANASAGDCANMSLGGPVSQELDDAVEAAAQSSGAYFVLAAGNDGDHASNHSPARANGNRVFTISATDSNDNMPSWSNYGNPPVDYAAPGVSILSLRNGGGTTTMSGTSMAAPAACAVIMLKNGNPSTDGTAGNDPDGNPDPIIHL
- a CDS encoding 2OG-Fe(II) oxygenase codes for the protein MSSFINIYEQALDPEFCNKCIEKFEQSSHKRQGETGHGVDKIKKNSTDITITQYPDEWQEEMQHIQNVVLRGMIHYVRQYPFLLAGAVSLMFQNQEGEMEQLSYVDVEKMDDQSLAQFIQAVYRLGPVNAQKYDKGEGGYFHWHSEHYPHPNDPNQDSLHRTLLWMFYLNDVEEGGETEFFYQNVQSKPKQGSLVIAPAGFTHTHRGQKPVSNDKYILTSWVQYQRAAQMYGQQNQSNQS